The nucleotide sequence CGCGCGGTTGGCGGGCGCGCTACCGGCTCCTTCGCCTCAGCCACGCGCCCGCGCACCTCAGCGGTGGAGAGCGCGCCGCCAACGACTCCGGCGATCAGTGGCGCGCGATCCTCGGGCGACTCAATCTTGGCGATCTCCCGCGCGGCGCGCAACGAGTCCGGACGCTCGGCGACCATCTGCTGCACATCTGCTGGGGCCTGAAGCAGCTTCAGCCGATCCTCGACGTAGCTCTTATCCTTGCCAATCCGCTCGGCCAGGCGGCGTATGCTATACCCTCGCTCGCCGATAAAGGTCTGAAAAGCGCGCGCCTCCTCCAACGGGTCGAGGTCGCGGCGCTGGATGTTCTCGGCCAGGCCAATCTCAATCAGCTCATCGTCGGTGTGGTCGGCAACGTCGCATGGCACCGCATCTAGCCCAGCCTGCCGCGCCGCGAGCAGCCGACGCTCACCATAGAGCAGCTGGAATTTGCGCGGCTCGGTTGGATGCTGGCGCACGCGCAGCCGGCTAGTGAAGCCTTGCTGGCGGATCGCCTGGGCAAGCTCAGCGATGTCGGTGAAGTTCGTGCGGGCCTGAAAGGGGTTCCGCTCGATCAGATCGACCGCAATCTCCTGGGGGAAGGTGAGCCGCTTGGTCAGCACTGCTGCAAGGTCGCTTTGCCGCGCCGCCGTATCCTCAGGTCGCTCGGGCTGGCCAAAGAATCCGCTTTTACGTTTCGGTGGCATGCAGCACCTCCGCCACGAGCGCACGATAGGCACGCGCACCCTCGCCATGTTGATCATACTGAAGGATCGACTGGTGGCTGGCCTGCGACTCGGGAAAGCGCACCGAGCGCTTGATCATTGTATCGAAGACCGTGACCTGGCTGCCAAAAGACTTACGGGCGTACTCCACCGCCTCACGATTGATCACCGTGCGCTGGTCGACCATCGTCAGCAGAATGCCGGTGATCGTCAGGTTAGGGTTGAGGCCAGAGCGGCGCATCAGCTGCACCTGGTCGAGGATCAGCGCCACCGACTCGGTGGCCAGGTACTCGGCCTGAAGCGGGATGATTATCTCGCTTGCCGCCACCAGCGCGTTGACCACCAGGACACCCAGGTAGGGCAGTGTATCGATCAGGATAAAGTCGTAGCGCGGAGTTATTGGCGCGAGCAGCTTCTGCAGTACATATTCACGCTGCATCGCCACCGCCAGCTCGTCGTTAGCCAGGTTCAGGCGCGCGCTGGCCGGCACCAGATCGACGCCGGCGGCGGTGGGGCGGATCGCCAGATCCAGCTGCGGCTCGTAGCGCGTGAGAAAGTACTTAATTGCGCTGTAGGCGGTGTGCTCCAGATCGCTGGGGCGCAGGCCAAGCGCCTGGGTTAGGTTGCCCTGGGGGTCAAAGTCGACCAGCAACACGCGCTGGCCCTGCTCTGCTAGTGCCGCGCCCAGGTTGATCGTCGTGGTGGTTTTGCCGGTTCCCCCCTTGGGCACCGCCACCGAAATGATGCGCGTCATTGTCTCTCCTTCACGCGGCGTGTTGCGAACAGTCGTCGCATGCGCCCGGCCGCCTTCGCGTAGGAACCGCGCGACCTCGGATGGCAGCACGATCCACTGGTTGCCGAGCTGGCGCGCTGCCAGCCGGCCATCCCACGCCGCGCGGCGCAGTCGGTCGAGCTTGACCCCAAACTGGAGGGCCGCATCTTTCAAGGGGATGGGTTCTTCCACAGTCGCGTTCCTGTTCTCTGCTCAAGCGATGGGAAGATAATAGCATACCTTCACATTTTTGTGAAGATGTGAAAATAACAGCGCGGCCCGGCCTCCTACGAGACCGGGCCGCATTGCTCGGCTGTATCACCGCCTACCCCGCCGTCCGCCGCACATGCCCGATCGCGCGCTCCCACGCCGCCTGCGCGTCGTCGAGATCGAGGCCGCCTTCGAGCATGCCGTGGATGACGCGCTCCAGGTTCAGCCCGGCCTTCTCGACCATATAGCTGCGGTCGATCGGGATGAGCGCGGCCGACGGCACGATCCGGGCGCCATCCCAGGTCTGCACCACCGCCAGCTCGCGCTGCTCGCCTGCGTACACGCCCACGAAGCGCGTAACGACAAACCCGGCGATCGTGTGGTCGCGCACCCACTCGCGTGTATCCTCAGCCATGTGATTGGCCTCCTCTCATTAGAGACGACTGGAACGGTTACCACCAAGACACCAAGACACCAAGGGCATCAGTATGTTATCCAATCTTGGTGCCTTGGTGGTTACTCCCCAGGCCATCACTCGATCGATTACTGCTCCAGGTAGCGCCGCGCAAACATCGCGACATCCAGATCGGCGGTGCGGTCGAGCCCCAGGTAGCCCAGGATCTGATCATGCGCCACCTGGCGCTGTGAGTCAAGGTAGTGGATCGTCTCGCGATCATGCTGGCCGCTGCGCATCTCCCTGATCAGGTCGAGGTAATCGCGGCACAGCCCCGCCAGCCCCTCAACCCGCAGCATCCACGGCTCGATGCCGTAGTCCCCATTGCCCCTGAAGCGATCCCAGAGCCCGCGCGCGCTGAGCAGGGCGACGATGGCGACGACCGCGGCGATGATCATGAGCTGCATGGCGCTGCTTCTCTGTCGATTAACACGGTAAAGGATAAATAGAGTATACCGCACAAGTATGCGGGGTGCAAGTGCATGAGCTTGAAGCTGGAGCGGTCGGCAGTGTTAGAAAGAGGTTTTACAGACAGTTTTCACTGAAAATTTGGGAGGCAGAGATCGTTTACGAGGCAAGCGAACGTCCTTCCAATAGTAAATAACGATAGTAGAAAGGTTTCAAAGGAATGAAGCTGAACTTCACGAGCAACGGCAACGGCTTCGAGCTCCAGCTCAGCATGCGCTGGGCAATGTGGCTCAAGGTGCTCGCAACCGCTGGCTCGCTGCTGGCATCGCCAGCGCTGACGTACCTTGCCAAGCAGCTGGGCTGGTAGGCAAAAGAGCGCCAGCGCCTCGCTTCGGCGAGGCACTGGCGCTCTGGCTCACATTGGTGCCGTAGGGCTACTCGCCCTCCTCCGCCAGCGTGACGCGCAGCCGCGCCTTGGCTCTATCGAGGGGGTAGGGCAAGGACTCCTTGCTTTCCGGTGTCTCGGCGTCGAGCTTAACAAGCTCAAGGCTCAATGCCTGATCGAATTCCTTGTTAGAGGGGCCATCCAGCGCAACCTTCGCGAACCCCTGCTTGCGCAGCATGGGGTGGCGCAGCAGCTGCATCGCGACCAGTCGCGCCGCGCCAGCGATCGGCATCTCGACGATTAGCACGACGCTGCCGAGCACGATATCCACTAGCTTAATCTGGTCGACCGGGATGCCGGTGATGCGCGAGAGCGCGGCCAACGCCTCGCGCTGCTTGTCCTCGTTCAGAATAGCAGTGCGATCGGCGCGCGTCTGGCCGGCTTGTCCGTAGGCAAAGATCTGCGCATCGAACTCGGCAATCGTCTTCCGAATATCCTCAGCCTCAATCTCGATCGAGGGATCGGCTGAGATGCCCAGCACCGCCAGCTTGCGCTCAAGCTTCAGGAGCCGGCGCATGTGGTCGTCACGCAGCCGCACCTGGTGCTCGTAAGCATTACGACGAGCCTGTGCAGAAATCGTTACGTGTCCATCATAGGGTGGCTCGACTGGAACAGGCCCTGTGGTTGTGAGGCCGGGCTCCTGTTCTTCAAATGCCCCTGGAGGACTATATGGCCGATTAGTCTTGGTAACATCAGGTGCTAAACCCGTTGGGATATTATCATCCTCCCCTGACGATACATCATGTTGGTTTGAGGATGCAGAAGGATCTGCTTGTCTATTTCTTGATTGCGTGCGTGGATCGCTCATACTCAGCTCCTTCGACGCCCCAGAGTATGAGTGCGCAGACTGGAGCGAATGGCGCGAACTCTATTATAACGCCATAGCGACAAAGCTACCTCCTCCGCCTCCATCCACGCTATCCCCCGCACGCCCCAGGCGCCCACAGCCCGCGCTGGGCGGCCTGGGCCTCGCGCTGGGCCTGGCGAAACTGAGCCTGGTACTTGTAGGGCTGGTCGTAGGTGTACTCGTAGGCGTAGCCGCCAGCGACGATCTCCATGTTGGCCATGCGCCCGTCGGCCAGCCAGAGATAGGCCAGCAGCCGGCCGTACTTGTCGCGCGAGTCCTGGCTGGGGTCGGCCTCGATCGCCACCGCCTGCCCGCCAAGCAGCTGCCCAGTGAACGCCGACGCCTGCTTGCCGAAGCACTCGATGGGCGTGTTCGGCCGCACGGTCTCGGGCGTGTCGATGCCGATCAGGCGCACGCGCTCGACCACGCCGGCGACCTCCACATCAACCGTGTCGCCATCAACGACGCGCACCACCGTCCCCTGCGGCAGCGCCGCCGGCGGGTGGGGCGCATCGGCGCGGGCCGGCGGCGCGGTGGGCATGGTGGCGCAGGCGGCGAGCAGCAGTGACAGCAGCAGGGCGGCGGTGATGCGGGCACGGAGGCCCAGCCTGCCCCGCGCCGACGCGCCTCCGTGGTTAGCCAGGTCGTTCATATGAACGCAATCCCCTCGCTCGCATCAAGCCCCACGTGCGCGGCGTGGTAGGCCAGCGCGGCCCGGAGCGCTGCCCGCCGCCCACCGAGCACGGCGTCGCTGAAGCTGCACGCCGCCTTCGTCTTCGTACCGTCGTACACCCGCGCGAACCAGGCGTGCGTCGAGCCGTGGACGCGCCCGCCAAGCATCTTCTTTGCCTGGTCGATGCGCGAGATCCCCTTGACGCGCCCCAGGCGCTCCATGGCCTCCCCCGGCCCGGCCCAGCGCTCGCCGCCGCAGGCCATGGCCAGCAGCGCCCCGCCGTCCGCGCGCACCTCGATCACCACGCCGATCGCGCCCGCGCTCACGCGCAGTACGTCGCCGGGGCTCAGCGGGTCGTTGGGGCGCCAGCGGTACGTGGTGATGAACAGCGTGGCTGGCCGCGCAAGCCAGGCGGCAGGCGGCGTCTCCCTGGTCGTCTTCGTCCGCGCTGGCTGCCAGGTATCGCCGGTATCGGGGGCAACTTTGCGGAGGGTGGGCATGGGTGTGGCTCCTGTAGGCACTACGCACGAGTGTAGCACACAAATGCCTAACGGTCTGTAGGAGATCGATACTGGGTGGGGGGGATGCCTCATGAGCGAGCTACGAGTCCAATTCGCTGCCTGCGGTAGCTACATCGTCAGATGGGTTTGACCAAGATCAGCTCACCAAGGCCGTCGGCGCCTCCGTGGATATGCTGAGCACATTGAGTGCAGTTATGAATGTACAGACCACATTTCCGCATTTAGTATGTATTTTAGGATCGCCATACTATATACATTGACAAGAACTTATGTACTGTGATAGAATCGGCCGACGCACTTTTTTGGAGGGACGACCTACATGCGTATCCTCAGTCTTGATGGAGGCGGGTACCTTGGTCTCGCAACGGCAGCATTTATAGCCGAAGCTGAGCGTCATTTTCAAACAACTTGCCACGAACAGTTTGATTTGTTCTGCGGAACTAGCACCGGTGCGATTATCGCGCTTGCACTGGCGAGCGGCAAAACCGGTCGCGATATCGTTAATTTATATCAAGCCTTCGGCACAACAGTTTTCAGAAATCCATTCCCTGGCGCCCGTTTCCTGCGACTATTGCGCGGCACCACCACATCACTTTACTCGAACGTCCATCTCCGTCAGGCACTACAAAATTCATTCGATGATCTGACCCTCGGCGATTTGCGGCGAAGTGGTAAATATGTACTCATACCTGCTTATAACCTCACTGCTGGCCGGCCTCGGATTTTCAAAACCAACCACTCGCCAGAGTTAACACTCGACGATGACTATTTGGTACGTGATATTGCACTGGCAAGTGCAGCTGCACCGATTTTCCTTCCGATCGTATCGCTTCTCTCGCCAACCAATGGCGTTGAGGAGCGTTTTTGTGATGGTGGTTTGTTTGCGAACTGCCCAGCCCTCCTTGGATATGCAGAGGCTATTTCATACCTTAAGTCGGCACCCGAAAAGATCCAAATTCTTTCTCTGTCGACACCGCGTACAAGCCTCGCCGAGCGCTCATCAGCACAGTCGTGGCTGGATCGCGCTCTGCTTAGTCGTGGTTTGTTGGTGTGGGGTCCGCGCCTCACAAATGTGATGATCGATGCGACATCGACAATTATGCATTTTGCGCTTTTGCGCATAATGGAAGCCCATTCCTCTGCTAGAGCAAACTATGAGCGGATCGAGCTACAGCGTCCAGAAGGTGTTGCACTCGACATCGCTACACAACAGGCGACAGAGACGCTCCAGCAGATTGGCTGCGAGCATGCTCGTGATACAGCAACACGCAGATTAATTCGGCCTTTCTTCGTCCCACAGGAGATTCATTATGGCCAACATCCAGAAACAGTTTGAGGAGTTCCATAATATCATCCGCGTTGATTACGAAATGAGCGAGACACTTCGCGAGAAACGCGATATTATTCTCAATCGGATCCATAATTACCTCATCAAGAACGAACTCCCAGACTTCAAGCGAGTCAGTCAGGGCAGTTATAAGATGAAAACTGGCGTTGTACCGATTGAAGCTCTGGAGTATGACATTGACGTTGGCCTGCGCTTCCCGTTCACCGAAAGCGACTACACCGCCAAAGAGGTTCGTAGGTGGGTTTTTGAGGCGGTCAAAGACCACACCGAAACGGTCGAAGAAAAAGGTCCATGCATCCGTGTGACCTACGCTGATGGCTACCATGTCGATCTGGTGATGTATGCATGCTGGTCTGATGACTTTGGCGAGGTCCAGTTCCGCTTGGCGCATAAGACGCGCGGCTGGGTTCCTGCCAATCCAATCAAACTGGTCGAGCATGTGAATAATGCCCGCGAGATATATGAGGGCACAGAGGATAACACCACAAAGACTGATCAGTTTCGGCGCTGCACGCGAGATCTTCGGCGCTGGAACGATGTAGCAATTCCCTACGAAGATAGAGGCAAACCAACTGGACTGGCACTTGTGCTACTATCTATCAAGCATCTCAAACCTGCTTTTACATGGGACGGCAAATCCGACGATCGACTCGCGCTTGAGCGGCTTGCATGGGCGGCTGCTAATACTGTTGATCGAATTGTTGCCGAAAAGCCGACGCCAGAGTATGAAGACATGTTCGGACGTCTATCTGACAAGCAGATGGATGAACTTAAAGAGCGTTTTCGTGTACTTCATAAGACGCTCGTAGATGCTGACATTGAAAAAGACCCGCGCAAGGCGTGCCAACTGCTGGTAGAAGTTTTCGGCGATGACTTCCCCGTTCCACCCGAGGAGGAGACAGCAGAAAAGACACGTGGCCCAGCGATCGTTACGACGAGTGTGTCGGCGTGAGTGCAAGCTTCTCAGCGCGTCTCGATAAGCTAAACCGCGAAGCGATTGCCGAAGCTGAGTCAGCGCTGGCTGAACAGGGGTTTCAGCAGAGTGACAATGTCTGGCAAGGCAATCTCGATCTAGGCCAGCATGGCTTTATTCCAATAACTGTGCAACTGTCATCGCGCTTTCCCGATGCTTTGCCCGACATCTTCATTGAGCCGAAAACATTACCCCATTCGATTCCTCATATTGAGCGCTCGGGTCGAATCTGCCTTGCGCCCAGTACAGGAATTCTGCTTGACACAAGCCAACCAAGCGGACTTGTAGTTGAGGCTCTGCAGCTTGCGACCAATACGCTGATCAAAGGTCTTTCTGGTGCTAATGTTGACGACATAAGTGATGAGTTTGAAGCCTACTGGATAGACGAAAACACGAGCCAAGTCTGGTCTATTTGTGATCTCACCGGCCCGGCACGACCAATTTCGTGCTTCTGGCTACGGCCGCCGGATAGGATGCAAACGATCAATCGTCTGTTCGCCAACTCTCGGGAAGCTGCAAGAACATGGGCGCACAGAGTCGGCTGGCGTGTCAAGCGAGCAGTGCCAGGATTCTTGATACCACTTACGACCACCTTTCTACCACCAAGCCCAAACCGTCCTATCACATTCGTGGACGTGCAACAGATTATGCAGCAGCACGCCTCACCAGAAACAGCTGAGACGCTCACGATGTGGCTAGAAGGAGTCACATTCCCTATCACTCTGCTCGTTGTCCTACCGTTGCGCGGTGCACAGAGCATTGCGACGGTAGGCATTGATGTAGAAGTGCCTCAGGGCGCGGCTGCCCGCCAACTCCAACGTGGGTTTCGGCCAGGCAAGATGACAGCCATGCACACATTACGCCTTCAGCCCAACCTTCCGGTCAAACGGCTGCTGATCGAGCGCCTTGACACAGCGTATGTGGTACCACGCGGCGGCGCAGATGTATCGCTCTCGACCTATACAATCGCTGTAGTCGGATGCGGAGCGGTCGGCTCACATATCGTCAGTCACCTAGCTGCGCTCGGCGTTGGAAAGCTGCGTCTGGTTGATCCAGAGCACCTCACCAGCGCGAATATTCACCGGCATGTGCTGGGTGTGAGCTACCTGCGCTGGAACAAAGCACGGGGTATGGCATTTGAGATAGGGTGCCGCTTTCCACACCTAGACGTTGAATATCGCGAGAGAGCGATCGAGGAAGTGTTACGCGAGGAAGCAGCGTTCATCACTGAAGCCGATCTCGTAGTGATAGCCATCGGCGACCCGACTGTGGAGCTTCGCATCAATGAACTCTTGGACTGCCAGAAGCCACGGCTCCATGCCTGGGTCGAGCCACTAGGTATTGGTGGCCACATCCTGGCCACTGGCATTACTGAAGGCCTTGGCTGCTATCGCTGTCTCTATAAAGAAGATGAAATCTTCGGCCTAATCAACCTAGCATCATTTGCAGAGCCGGGACAGACCTTCCAGCGCACTATGGGTGGCTGCGCAGGCCAGTTCGTGCCGTTTGCGGCGCTTGATGCCGATCGGATTGCTGGCGAAGCGGCGCGGTTAGCGGCACAAATCCTCACCGGTATGGAACGTGAGCATGTGCTGATCAGTATTCGCGAGGACGAACATGCATTTTGTGATGCTGGATATAAACTTGCGCCCCGCGCACGACTCATAGCTGCTGGATCTCGCTATCGTGAGAAACGGCACATTCGCAACGATTGCCCAACATGCGGCAGGTGGGGACATTGATCTTTCAACGAGCACAGGATGGAGCCGTAATACTCGGCGATAGGGCACTGGAGATCTTTGACCACTATAGGCAACTCGATGGAACTATGCCAGAGGCCGGTGGTGTACTGTTAGGGCGCTTCATTCAAGGAACCAGCGATATTGTCGTAGATGATGCGACGACGCCGGGGAACGGTGACGCTGCGAGCCGCTTCACATTCCGTCGTAGCCGACGACGAGCTCAAGTAATCATTGAACAGGCGTGGCGAGAATCAGGTGGTACACGTAACTACCTTGGCGAGTGGCATACACATCCTGAGAACGACCCATCGCCTTCCTCCACAGATATAGCAAACTGGCTGCGCATTGTAGAGAAAGCACGTTATGAACAAAAAAGCTTATTCTTTGTAATTGTTGGGCTGAGATCCATATTCATATGGGAGGCATTGCGATCATCTAAGATTTTTCAGCTCAGCAATATCGGCTAAGCAGTAATATAAGCCAAGGAGCTACGCTGTTCTACGAGTTGTTGGAATAGGTTTGCGATATACTCAGCATTCTCAGCGCAAACCTCTAACTTGATCGTTGTCCCAATGATTGGCAATGGATACAAGCCTGTCGTTTAGCTACATTTTGGTATTTACCGCCGCATCCACCAGCGTGCGCAGCGAGTCCACGTCCTTGCAAACCTCATAGTGCCAGCGACCGAATGTCGCGGCGTAGTTAACCGCCTCGACCCACCGGCGGGCACCGGCGGCCTTAGCTCGATCGCGCTCGTCCTCCTCACCCTTGATCTCCAGCACAAGGTTAAGTCGTGGGCCGGCCGAGTCGGCGGGATGCTTCGCAAGCACGATGATGAAGTCGGGAGCATACTGGTGGTTAGTTTCGGCAAAGCGGTAGGGGATCGTGAAGTCGAGCTTGTAGTTGCGCACATAGCTGATGACGTTGCGATGTGACTCGATGATCTGGGCGGCGCGCTTCTCCCAGCCCGACTCCAGCACAACATGCGAGATGTGGCCTTTGGTCGTCGGCCAAACCTTGCGCGTGGTCGTGAAGATTACATCGGCGGTTGTCCCGCGCGGGCGATAGCTGTCGAGCACCGGCAGAATCGGTGGCTCACCGGAGTGCTTAACCGGACGCAGTACGGTGCGAATCCGCTCGGCGATCTCGGCCTGGTACTTGGTCAGCGCAACATCCTCGATCACCGCCTCGTCGCTCAGGTCGATCCGAGTCACGATGTACTCATTGACCAGTCGTAGCACCTGTGGGAAGAGCTGCTGCCGATTTGCGTCCTGGTGGGCATCCTTGACGATCTGAGCTGCGATACGGAACACCGTCGACTGGAGCCGATTGGCACGATAAAACTCCTGTCGCTCGTGCATTACACTGGGCGCAACAGCCATGATTCCGGCCATCTGGCCAACTGGTGCACTAGCAGTAATCTGGGTCGGCTCAGCGGTCGGGGTAACTTTCAGGTACGG is from Candidatus Kouleothrix ribensis and encodes:
- a CDS encoding thermonuclease family protein, whose translation is MPTAPPARADAPHPPAALPQGTVVRVVDGDTVDVEVAGVVERVRLIGIDTPETVRPNTPIECFGKQASAFTGQLLGGQAVAIEADPSQDSRDKYGRLLAYLWLADGRMANMEIVAGGYAYEYTYDQPYKYQAQFRQAQREAQAAQRGLWAPGACGG
- a CDS encoding AAA family ATPase; this translates as MEEPIPLKDAALQFGVKLDRLRRAAWDGRLAARQLGNQWIVLPSEVARFLREGGRAHATTVRNTPREGETMTRIISVAVPKGGTGKTTTTINLGAALAEQGQRVLLVDFDPQGNLTQALGLRPSDLEHTAYSAIKYFLTRYEPQLDLAIRPTAAGVDLVPASARLNLANDELAVAMQREYVLQKLLAPITPRYDFILIDTLPYLGVLVVNALVAASEIIIPLQAEYLATESVALILDQVQLMRRSGLNPNLTITGILLTMVDQRTVINREAVEYARKSFGSQVTVFDTMIKRSVRFPESQASHQSILQYDQHGEGARAYRALVAEVLHATET
- a CDS encoding patatin-like phospholipase family protein — its product is MRILSLDGGGYLGLATAAFIAEAERHFQTTCHEQFDLFCGTSTGAIIALALASGKTGRDIVNLYQAFGTTVFRNPFPGARFLRLLRGTTTSLYSNVHLRQALQNSFDDLTLGDLRRSGKYVLIPAYNLTAGRPRIFKTNHSPELTLDDDYLVRDIALASAAAPIFLPIVSLLSPTNGVEERFCDGGLFANCPALLGYAEAISYLKSAPEKIQILSLSTPRTSLAERSSAQSWLDRALLSRGLLVWGPRLTNVMIDATSTIMHFALLRIMEAHSSARANYERIELQRPEGVALDIATQQATETLQQIGCEHARDTATRRLIRPFFVPQEIHYGQHPETV
- a CDS encoding nucleotidyltransferase; translated protein: MANIQKQFEEFHNIIRVDYEMSETLREKRDIILNRIHNYLIKNELPDFKRVSQGSYKMKTGVVPIEALEYDIDVGLRFPFTESDYTAKEVRRWVFEAVKDHTETVEEKGPCIRVTYADGYHVDLVMYACWSDDFGEVQFRLAHKTRGWVPANPIKLVEHVNNAREIYEGTEDNTTKTDQFRRCTRDLRRWNDVAIPYEDRGKPTGLALVLLSIKHLKPAFTWDGKSDDRLALERLAWAAANTVDRIVAEKPTPEYEDMFGRLSDKQMDELKERFRVLHKTLVDADIEKDPRKACQLLVEVFGDDFPVPPEEETAEKTRGPAIVTTSVSA
- a CDS encoding ParB/RepB/Spo0J family partition protein — protein: MPPKRKSGFFGQPERPEDTAARQSDLAAVLTKRLTFPQEIAVDLIERNPFQARTNFTDIAELAQAIRQQGFTSRLRVRQHPTEPRKFQLLYGERRLLAARQAGLDAVPCDVADHTDDELIEIGLAENIQRRDLDPLEEARAFQTFIGERGYSIRRLAERIGKDKSYVEDRLKLLQAPADVQQMVAERPDSLRAAREIAKIESPEDRAPLIAGVVGGALSTAEVRGRVAEAKEPVARPPTARPAMDLRGAVERDARTVQAILDRWQVLADQDEAARDAVRQRTEDLLRTIQRLVDAIDA
- a CDS encoding ThiF family adenylyltransferase encodes the protein MSASFSARLDKLNREAIAEAESALAEQGFQQSDNVWQGNLDLGQHGFIPITVQLSSRFPDALPDIFIEPKTLPHSIPHIERSGRICLAPSTGILLDTSQPSGLVVEALQLATNTLIKGLSGANVDDISDEFEAYWIDENTSQVWSICDLTGPARPISCFWLRPPDRMQTINRLFANSREAARTWAHRVGWRVKRAVPGFLIPLTTTFLPPSPNRPITFVDVQQIMQQHASPETAETLTMWLEGVTFPITLLVVLPLRGAQSIATVGIDVEVPQGAAARQLQRGFRPGKMTAMHTLRLQPNLPVKRLLIERLDTAYVVPRGGADVSLSTYTIAVVGCGAVGSHIVSHLAALGVGKLRLVDPEHLTSANIHRHVLGVSYLRWNKARGMAFEIGCRFPHLDVEYRERAIEEVLREEAAFITEADLVVIAIGDPTVELRINELLDCQKPRLHAWVEPLGIGGHILATGITEGLGCYRCLYKEDEIFGLINLASFAEPGQTFQRTMGGCAGQFVPFAALDADRIAGEAARLAAQILTGMEREHVLISIREDEHAFCDAGYKLAPRARLIAAGSRYREKRHIRNDCPTCGRWGH
- a CDS encoding Mov34/MPN/PAD-1 family protein, with amino-acid sequence MIFQRAQDGAVILGDRALEIFDHYRQLDGTMPEAGGVLLGRFIQGTSDIVVDDATTPGNGDAASRFTFRRSRRRAQVIIEQAWRESGGTRNYLGEWHTHPENDPSPSSTDIANWLRIVEKARYEQKSLFFVIVGLRSIFIWEALRSSKIFQLSNIG